From the Bacillus tuaregi genome, one window contains:
- the glcT gene encoding glucose PTS transporter transcription antiterminator GlcT, with product MADLIVQKVLNNNVLIGDHTSYGEVVLIGKGIGFNRKMGDIIDQHFAEKMFVLKNEREQENYLKLLPFIETDLLETIITAIHHIKERTGAELNEHIHVGLTDHLMFAIKRLSNGLEMRNPFLMETKALYPLEYETAKEVVKLIEKKTEIYLPEDEIGFIALHIHSAIMNKNLSDVNRHSQLITSLVELIEEQLELKIDKESIDYLRLVRHLRFTIERINAGETVEENGNINSFLKAEYPICYNLSWKLIKVMQKYLQKPVYDAEAIYLTMHLQRLQKKKI from the coding sequence ATGGCTGATCTTATCGTTCAGAAAGTATTAAATAATAATGTGTTAATTGGAGACCACACTTCCTATGGCGAAGTTGTGTTAATTGGTAAGGGTATCGGGTTTAATCGTAAAATGGGAGATATTATCGATCAACATTTTGCAGAGAAAATGTTTGTATTGAAAAATGAGAGGGAACAGGAAAACTATCTCAAGTTGTTACCCTTTATTGAAACTGATCTCCTGGAAACAATCATTACTGCCATCCATCATATTAAAGAAAGAACGGGGGCAGAACTAAATGAGCATATCCATGTGGGGCTTACTGACCACCTAATGTTTGCGATTAAACGATTATCAAATGGATTAGAAATGAGAAATCCATTTCTAATGGAAACAAAAGCATTGTATCCATTAGAGTATGAAACGGCAAAGGAAGTCGTTAAGTTAATTGAGAAAAAGACCGAAATCTACCTACCAGAAGATGAAATCGGTTTCATCGCTTTGCATATTCATAGTGCGATTATGAATAAAAATCTTTCTGATGTGAATCGCCACTCTCAGTTAATAACCTCTTTGGTTGAGTTAATAGAAGAACAATTAGAATTGAAAATAGATAAGGAAAGCATTGATTATTTACGCCTTGTTCGCCATTTAAGATTTACAATTGAAAGAATCAATGCCGGAGAAACAGTAGAGGAGAATGGAAATATAAATTCCTTCTTGAAAGCGGAGTATCCGATATGCTATAATCTCTCATGGAAGCTCATAAAAGTTATGCAGAAGTATCTTCAGAAGCCTGTTTATGATGCTGAGGCTATTTATCTCACTATGCATCTGCAACGGTTACAAAAGAAGAAAATTTAA
- a CDS encoding glycine/sarcosine/betaine reductase component B subunit, protein MGIGPSTKETSLHHFRDPLTAVVSSDQDVDLAGIVIVGTPQDNYNKHLVGKRTASWLEAMRVEGAIISADGWGNSDVDFANTMEEIGKRNISIVGLKFIGTMAKFVVTNEFTDLVVDFNKSVEGIETEVVGENNVVEMDARKALALLKLKIRRDKQ, encoded by the coding sequence ATGGGAATTGGACCCTCTACAAAAGAAACATCGTTACACCATTTTAGAGATCCATTGACTGCTGTGGTGAGCTCTGATCAGGATGTTGACTTAGCGGGTATCGTAATTGTCGGAACACCCCAGGATAATTATAACAAACATTTGGTTGGAAAGCGAACAGCCTCATGGCTTGAAGCGATGCGTGTAGAAGGCGCTATTATTTCAGCAGATGGCTGGGGAAATAGTGATGTTGACTTCGCCAATACAATGGAAGAAATCGGGAAACGAAACATAAGTATTGTCGGGTTAAAGTTTATCGGAACTATGGCAAAGTTTGTGGTGACAAATGAATTCACTGATTTAGTTGTCGACTTTAATAAATCAGTAGAAGGTATTGAAACTGAGGTTGTAGGCGAAAACAACGTGGTTGAGATGGACGCAAGAAAAGCACTGGCGTTGTTGAAGTTGAAAATAAGACGGGATAAACAATAA
- a CDS encoding proline racemase family protein, with protein MTVSDLIPVIDREDLITEETSRERRTGVTRMVTAIDSHTAGEAARIVTGGLPNIPGMTMADKRQYLIDHQDHLRTALMHEPRGHNEMFGAFLTPPVHPEADFGIIFMDGGGYLNMCGHNTIAAVTAAIETGMVETFADQRTAQVVLDTAAGLVQATAYIKGGNKVKEVSFKNVPSFLYKRNQKLFIPELDREVTFDISFGGSFFVIISAKELGLKVVPENASKLSDIGMKVLNRVNETIEIQHPTLAHINKADLIEIFDDPTHPEATYKNVVVFGQGQVDRSPCGTGTSAKLATLHARGELDIDEPFVYESILGTLFKGRIVEETMIGGQAAIIPEVTGSAYITGYNTFLIDPEDPLKYGFTLK; from the coding sequence ATGACAGTATCAGATTTAATTCCAGTTATTGATAGAGAAGACTTAATTACCGAGGAGACGTCTCGTGAAAGAAGAACAGGCGTAACAAGAATGGTCACGGCGATTGACTCTCATACTGCGGGTGAAGCTGCGCGTATCGTTACCGGTGGTCTTCCTAATATACCTGGAATGACAATGGCTGATAAAAGACAATATTTAATTGATCATCAGGATCATTTGCGTACAGCGTTAATGCATGAGCCGCGTGGTCATAATGAAATGTTTGGTGCATTTTTAACTCCTCCGGTACATCCAGAAGCTGATTTTGGAATCATATTTATGGATGGTGGCGGTTATTTAAATATGTGCGGACATAATACCATTGCCGCTGTTACTGCAGCGATTGAAACAGGAATGGTTGAAACCTTTGCTGATCAAAGAACGGCACAGGTTGTTCTTGACACGGCAGCTGGACTTGTCCAAGCAACCGCTTACATAAAGGGCGGCAATAAAGTAAAAGAAGTATCATTTAAAAACGTACCTTCCTTCCTATATAAAAGGAATCAAAAGCTATTTATCCCTGAATTAGATAGAGAAGTAACCTTTGATATCTCATTTGGCGGCAGCTTTTTTGTCATTATCTCTGCAAAGGAATTAGGCTTAAAGGTAGTGCCGGAAAATGCATCAAAGCTATCTGATATTGGTATGAAGGTTCTTAATAGGGTGAATGAAACAATCGAAATTCAACATCCAACCTTAGCGCATATTAATAAAGCTGATTTAATTGAAATTTTCGATGATCCAACACATCCTGAAGCAACCTACAAAAATGTAGTTGTTTTTGGACAAGGACAGGTAGACCGTTCTCCTTGCGGTACTGGAACTAGTGCAAAGCTAGCCACTCTTCATGCGCGTGGAGAATTAGATATTGATGAACCATTTGTATACGAAAGTATCCTGGGTACTTTATTTAAAGGCCGTATTGTGGAGGAAACCATGATTGGTGGACAAGCTGCAATCATTCCGGAGGTAACGGGGTCTGCTTACATTACAGGATATAATACTTTCTTGATTGACCCTGAAGATCCGCTTAAATATGGCTTTACATTGAAATAA
- a CDS encoding NCS2 family permease yields the protein MKKYFQFEELGTNYRREIIGGLTTFLAMAYILVVNPITLTLADIPDLPDALRMDYGAVFVATALSAAIGSIIMGLLGRYPLALAPGLGLNAFFAYTVVLASGIPWQHALGAVFISSVFFLILTLTGLREKLINAIPIELKHAVGAGIGLFITFIGLQTSGIIVNNDATLVGIGDLSAPNTLLTIFGILVTVILMVRGVKGGVFYGMIISIIAGMIFGLIETPDKVVDKVPSLEPTFGALFSSFSDPSFYTASMLGIVLTFLFVDFFDNAGTLVAVANQAGFVKDNKLPRAGQALLADSIASVTGSILGTSTVTSYVESSAGVAAGARTGFASLVTAACFLLSLFFFPLLSVVTSAVTAPALIIVGVLMVSSLGKIEWTKFEVAVPAFLTMVTMPLSYSIATGIAVGFIFYPITMIVSGRAKEINPIMYLFFVIFVLYFIFK from the coding sequence ATGAAAAAGTATTTTCAGTTTGAAGAGCTTGGCACTAATTATCGTCGTGAAATCATTGGCGGTTTAACAACCTTTCTTGCGATGGCGTATATACTCGTAGTAAATCCTATTACACTAACTTTAGCCGATATTCCAGATTTGCCTGATGCATTGCGTATGGACTACGGAGCCGTCTTTGTAGCGACTGCTTTGTCTGCTGCAATAGGAAGTATCATAATGGGGCTTTTGGGTAGATACCCGCTGGCACTTGCACCAGGATTGGGCTTAAATGCGTTCTTTGCTTATACTGTCGTACTTGCAAGTGGAATACCGTGGCAGCATGCGTTAGGTGCAGTTTTTATTTCAAGTGTGTTCTTTTTAATTTTGACATTAACAGGTCTTCGCGAAAAATTAATTAATGCCATTCCGATTGAATTAAAACATGCAGTTGGTGCAGGTATTGGTTTGTTTATTACATTTATTGGTTTGCAAACATCAGGGATTATTGTTAATAACGATGCAACTCTTGTTGGAATTGGTGATTTATCAGCACCGAATACATTGCTTACTATTTTTGGTATTTTAGTGACTGTAATTCTTATGGTTAGAGGAGTAAAAGGTGGAGTTTTCTATGGAATGATCATCTCCATTATCGCTGGTATGATCTTCGGTTTAATTGAAACACCTGATAAGGTAGTTGATAAAGTGCCTAGCCTTGAGCCGACATTTGGTGCGTTATTTTCATCATTCAGTGACCCGTCATTTTATACAGCGTCCATGCTTGGAATTGTGTTAACATTCTTATTTGTTGATTTCTTTGATAATGCAGGTACATTAGTTGCGGTAGCAAACCAGGCTGGTTTTGTGAAAGATAACAAACTGCCTCGTGCGGGACAGGCCTTACTAGCTGACTCGATTGCATCTGTTACAGGGTCTATTCTTGGAACCTCAACGGTTACATCCTACGTGGAATCGTCTGCAGGGGTTGCAGCAGGCGCAAGAACAGGCTTTGCATCGCTGGTAACTGCAGCATGTTTCTTATTGTCACTTTTCTTTTTCCCACTGTTATCAGTTGTTACATCAGCTGTCACGGCCCCGGCACTAATTATTGTAGGTGTACTCATGGTTTCGTCGCTTGGGAAAATTGAGTGGACTAAATTTGAAGTGGCAGTTCCAGCCTTTTTAACTATGGTGACAATGCCGCTTTCTTATAGTATTGCAACAGGTATTGCAGTTGGATTTATATTCTATCCTATTACAATGATAGTATCAGGTCGGGCAAAAGAAATTAATCCAATTATGTATCTATTCTTTGTCATCTTTGTTTTATATTTTATTTTTAAATAA
- the prdD gene encoding proline reductase cluster protein PrdD has protein sequence MEDVLRSLTIKCFHVEKVVFGQKVNLSNRILTLPNQYDKLESSFDKVSKLTVSIIEPKQHNVEINTIMDIMPISAKVLGELGEGITHTLTGVYVMLTGRDEEGNQMHEFGSSEGILQEKLKLGKAGTPNEDDYIIHVDVTLKPGLSFTRSLAFSMFQICDSIIQPIRDILKMKNGKDADEKHVYHDRVKRDKTRIAIVKQVAGQGAMYDNLLYMKEPSGIEGGVSIIDIGNMPVVLTPNEYRDGALRSLT, from the coding sequence ATGGAGGATGTACTTAGAAGCTTAACGATTAAATGTTTTCATGTAGAGAAGGTAGTATTCGGTCAGAAAGTAAATCTATCGAATAGGATCCTAACCCTTCCTAATCAATATGATAAGTTGGAAAGCAGCTTCGATAAAGTATCAAAGCTTACAGTATCAATTATTGAACCAAAACAACATAATGTTGAGATTAATACCATTATGGACATCATGCCTATTTCTGCTAAAGTCCTTGGAGAGCTGGGTGAAGGGATAACCCATACCTTAACGGGTGTTTATGTCATGCTGACAGGTAGGGATGAAGAAGGAAATCAAATGCATGAATTTGGTTCTTCTGAAGGGATTTTACAAGAGAAGTTAAAGCTTGGAAAAGCCGGAACTCCAAATGAGGATGACTATATTATACACGTCGATGTAACCTTAAAACCAGGTCTTTCTTTCACAAGAAGTCTGGCATTTTCGATGTTTCAGATTTGTGATTCAATTATTCAGCCGATTCGAGACATTCTAAAAATGAAAAATGGAAAAGATGCAGATGAAAAACATGTGTATCATGATCGAGTGAAAAGGGATAAAACAAGGATTGCGATTGTAAAGCAAGTGGCTGGACAGGGAGCCATGTATGATAATCTATTGTACATGAAGGAACCAAGTGGGATTGAAGGTGGAGTATCCATCATTGACATTGGAAATATGCCTGTTGTCCTAACGCCAAATGAATATCGTGATGGAGCACTTCGATCACTAACTTAA
- a CDS encoding sulfite exporter TauE/SafE family protein yields the protein MVAAIITLLVALGVWFSFFLIKDLIKHKANLGPEKTLTAFIVGLITDFLDTLGIGSFATTTLGFKITKFLKNDELLPGTLNVGHTIPVIIEAIIFTTVVKVEALTLVSMVIAAMVGSWVGARTVSKLPEKMIQKVMGIALALTAILMALKQLSVLDMLGQGNEAMGLSGIPLMIGIVGNFILGALMTAGIGLYAPCMALVYMLGLNPLVAFPIMMTSCSALMPVASYEFVKFSRYSKKGAIGLTIGGILGVAIAVTFVTSLDLTLLTWLIIAVVLYTSVSMLRSGFKPAVAPEVQSYQKGA from the coding sequence ATGGTTGCAGCAATAATAACACTGCTTGTTGCTTTGGGAGTTTGGTTTTCATTCTTTCTCATCAAAGATTTAATCAAACACAAAGCGAACCTGGGTCCGGAAAAAACGTTAACAGCATTTATTGTAGGTCTTATTACAGATTTTCTTGATACTCTTGGAATCGGTTCATTTGCGACTACAACACTTGGTTTTAAAATTACAAAATTTTTAAAGAATGATGAATTGTTGCCTGGAACATTAAATGTCGGTCATACAATTCCAGTTATCATAGAAGCAATTATCTTTACTACTGTTGTTAAGGTTGAAGCATTAACTCTTGTTTCTATGGTTATTGCAGCAATGGTAGGCTCTTGGGTAGGAGCAAGAACGGTATCAAAGCTACCGGAGAAAATGATTCAAAAGGTTATGGGTATTGCATTAGCTCTTACAGCCATCCTGATGGCTCTTAAACAGCTGTCTGTTCTTGATATGCTAGGTCAAGGTAATGAAGCGATGGGGCTAAGCGGTATACCGCTTATGATTGGTATCGTAGGAAACTTTATTTTAGGTGCGTTAATGACTGCAGGAATTGGCCTATATGCACCATGTATGGCTTTAGTGTATATGCTTGGATTAAACCCGCTTGTAGCTTTCCCAATTATGATGACATCTTGTTCAGCGTTAATGCCTGTAGCAAGCTATGAGTTCGTTAAATTTAGTCGTTATTCTAAAAAAGGTGCAATCGGTTTAACTATTGGCGGTATCTTAGGTGTAGCTATTGCAGTTACATTTGTAACTAGTTTAGATTTAACTCTATTAACATGGTTAATTATCGCTGTAGTCTTATATACTTCCGTTTCAATGTTAAGATCAGGCTTTAAACCGGCAGTTGCTCCTGAAGTGCAATCCTATCAAAAGGGAGCTTAA
- the purE gene encoding 5-(carboxyamino)imidazole ribonucleotide mutase, which translates to MKAQVGVIMGSKSDWETMKHACEILEEFEVSYEKKVVSAHRTPDLMFEYAEGARERGIKVIIAGAGGAAHLPGMVAAKTTLPVIGIPVQSRALNGLDSLLSIVQMPGGIPVATVAIGTAGAKNAGLLATQILSAFDNRLAEKLEAYRLEMKAAAIESSDQLV; encoded by the coding sequence ATGAAGGCTCAAGTAGGGGTCATAATGGGAAGTAAGTCAGATTGGGAAACAATGAAACATGCCTGCGAGATACTTGAAGAATTTGAAGTTTCTTATGAAAAGAAAGTGGTATCGGCACATCGAACTCCGGATTTGATGTTTGAATATGCAGAAGGTGCAAGAGAGCGAGGAATCAAGGTAATAATTGCTGGAGCAGGTGGAGCTGCACACTTACCCGGTATGGTAGCAGCAAAAACCACTTTACCCGTCATTGGTATACCTGTTCAGTCTAGGGCATTAAATGGTCTTGATTCTCTATTATCGATTGTACAAATGCCTGGAGGTATCCCTGTCGCGACGGTAGCAATTGGCACAGCAGGCGCAAAAAACGCAGGATTGCTCGCAACGCAAATACTTTCGGCGTTTGATAATAGATTAGCTGAAAAGCTGGAGGCATACAGATTGGAAATGAAGGCTGCAGCCATAGAAAGTAGTGATCAGCTTGTCTAA
- the purK gene encoding 5-(carboxyamino)imidazole ribonucleotide synthase yields MSNKMILPGQTIGIIGGGQLGRMMALAAKAKGFRIAVLDPTEDCPCAQVADISIIGEYGDLAAIKKLADVSDVITYEFENIDAECLQWLNEHAYVPQGVRLLEITQDRVQEKAAIQQAGVEVAPYRVVETEADLVAHLKGLGLPAVLKTARGGYDGKGQFVINSEEQVKEAAALLKAGTCVLEKWIPFEREISVIICRNENGQHAVFPVGENIHRDNILHETIVPARINDQAKESALQKAIQLAESFQLVGTLAVEMFLTADAIYVNELAPRPHNSGHYSIEACETSQFEQHILAVCNWPLGNTELLKPAVMVNILGEHQTAVIEKIPEVIDWKLHLYGKKEVKYKRKMGHVTILRHSIEAALTEIDDSGIWQNTAEKIGG; encoded by the coding sequence TTGTCTAATAAGATGATTTTACCTGGTCAGACAATTGGTATAATCGGCGGCGGACAGTTAGGAAGAATGATGGCACTTGCAGCAAAAGCAAAGGGATTCCGAATTGCGGTTCTCGACCCAACCGAGGATTGTCCATGTGCTCAGGTTGCAGATATCAGCATAATTGGAGAATATGGGGATTTGGCCGCAATTAAAAAATTAGCTGATGTGAGTGATGTCATCACTTATGAGTTTGAGAATATTGATGCGGAATGTTTACAATGGTTGAATGAGCATGCCTATGTTCCACAAGGTGTACGACTGTTGGAAATTACTCAAGATCGTGTGCAAGAAAAAGCAGCCATTCAACAGGCAGGTGTTGAGGTTGCTCCTTATAGAGTGGTTGAAACAGAAGCGGATCTAGTTGCACATCTAAAGGGGTTAGGACTGCCAGCTGTATTAAAAACAGCGAGAGGCGGTTATGATGGAAAGGGACAGTTCGTTATTAACAGCGAGGAGCAGGTGAAGGAGGCAGCAGCACTCTTAAAGGCAGGCACCTGTGTGTTGGAAAAATGGATTCCATTTGAAAGAGAAATATCTGTCATTATCTGTCGAAATGAAAATGGACAGCATGCGGTTTTCCCGGTCGGAGAGAATATTCACCGTGATAATATTCTGCATGAGACAATCGTACCAGCCCGAATCAATGATCAGGCTAAGGAATCAGCCCTGCAAAAAGCTATCCAGCTTGCTGAAAGCTTTCAGCTTGTGGGAACACTGGCGGTAGAAATGTTTTTAACTGCTGATGCTATTTATGTGAACGAGTTAGCACCAAGACCACATAATTCTGGCCATTACTCAATAGAGGCATGTGAAACCTCCCAATTTGAACAGCATATACTTGCTGTTTGTAATTGGCCGCTTGGAAATACAGAGTTATTAAAACCGGCCGTAATGGTCAATATCCTAGGTGAGCATCAAACAGCTGTAATTGAAAAAATTCCAGAGGTAATAGATTGGAAACTCCACTTATATGGTAAAAAAGAGGTAAAATATAAGAGAAAGATGGGTCACGTGACGATTCTACGTCATTCCATCGAAGCTGCACTAACCGAAATTGATGATAGTGGAATCTGGCAGAATACTGCAGAAAAGATCGGAGGATAA
- a CDS encoding NETI motif-containing protein — MKKQKKVTYEVQENETVADCLNRIQQDGYTPVRRTEVPIFSEKIAGKEVTYEPTGRKIIFEVRKVESQ, encoded by the coding sequence ATGAAAAAGCAGAAAAAAGTAACATATGAAGTACAGGAAAACGAAACCGTTGCTGATTGCCTGAATCGGATTCAACAGGATGGTTATACACCTGTTAGAAGAACGGAGGTACCGATCTTTTCAGAAAAAATAGCTGGGAAGGAAGTAACGTATGAGCCGACAGGCAGGAAAATTATTTTTGAGGTTAGAAAAGTTGAATCGCAATAA
- the purB gene encoding adenylosuccinate lyase yields MIDRYTRPEMGAIWTEENKFKAWLEVEILADEAWAELGVIPKEDVAKIRENASFDMNRIYEIEQETRHDVVAFTRAVSETLGEERKWVHYGLTSTDVVDTAWSYLIKQANDILLKDIENFIEIIKNKAQEHKYTVMMGRTHGVHAEPTTFGLKLALWYEEMKRNLERFKQAAEGIEYGKISGAVGTYANIDPFVEKYVCEKLGTKPAPISTQTLQRDRHAHYMSTIALIATSIEKFAVEIRGLQKSEIREVEEAFAKGQKGSSAMPHKRNPIGSENMTGMARVIRGYMMTAYENVPLWHERDISHSSAERIIIPDATIALNYMLNRFGNIVKNLTVFPENMKRNMDRTLGLIYSQRVLLALIDKGLVREEAYDTVQPKAMEAWETQVHFRTLIEADEKITSKLSPEEIADCFDYNYHLKNVDVIFERLGL; encoded by the coding sequence ATGATTGATCGTTATACAAGACCAGAAATGGGTGCTATTTGGACAGAAGAGAACAAATTTAAGGCGTGGCTTGAGGTTGAAATCTTAGCAGATGAAGCATGGGCTGAGCTGGGTGTCATTCCTAAGGAGGATGTAGCAAAAATTCGTGAAAATGCCTCTTTTGATATGAATCGAATTTATGAAATCGAACAGGAAACAAGGCATGATGTTGTTGCCTTTACCCGTGCTGTATCTGAGACATTAGGTGAAGAAAGAAAATGGGTCCATTATGGATTAACGTCAACAGACGTTGTCGATACAGCTTGGTCATATTTGATTAAACAGGCTAATGATATTCTTTTAAAAGACATTGAAAATTTCATTGAAATTATAAAGAATAAAGCCCAGGAACATAAATATACAGTTATGATGGGGCGTACACATGGAGTCCATGCTGAACCAACAACATTTGGCTTGAAGCTGGCACTCTGGTATGAAGAAATGAAACGTAATCTAGAGAGATTTAAGCAAGCAGCAGAGGGTATCGAGTATGGTAAAATTTCCGGAGCGGTTGGAACTTATGCAAATATCGATCCATTTGTTGAAAAATATGTATGTGAAAAGCTTGGTACGAAGCCAGCACCGATTTCGACTCAAACATTACAGCGTGACCGTCATGCGCATTATATGTCAACCATCGCATTGATTGCGACCTCCATTGAGAAATTTGCGGTTGAAATTCGCGGCCTGCAAAAAAGTGAAATACGTGAAGTAGAAGAAGCCTTTGCAAAGGGTCAAAAAGGTTCATCTGCAATGCCACATAAGCGTAATCCAATTGGTTCAGAAAACATGACTGGGATGGCCCGAGTTATCCGTGGTTATATGATGACAGCCTATGAGAATGTTCCACTTTGGCATGAGCGTGATATTTCCCATTCATCCGCTGAGAGAATTATCATTCCGGATGCAACGATTGCACTGAACTATATGCTGAACCGTTTTGGAAATATCGTGAAAAACTTAACGGTTTTCCCTGAAAATATGAAGCGCAATATGGATCGTACTCTAGGATTAATCTATTCTCAGCGTGTCCTTCTTGCCCTCATTGATAAAGGTCTAGTAAGGGAAGAAGCATACGATACGGTACAGCCTAAGGCAATGGAAGCCTGGGAAACTCAAGTCCATTTCCGAACATTAATTGAAGCAGATGAAAAAATCACTTCAAAGCTCTCTCCTGAAGAAATAGCAGATTGCTTTGATTATAATTACCATCTTAAAAATGTAGATGTTATTTTTGAACGTTTAGGTCTGTAA
- the ptsG gene encoding glucose-specific PTS transporter subunit IIBC translates to MFKKAFGVLQKVGKALMLPVALLPAAGILLALGAALLNPTLLEIAPFLDNSTVHLIAAVMQDAGNIVFGNLPLLFAVGVAIGLAGGEGTAGLAAIIGYLIMNVTMGTVLGITAEDVNGLNYASILGIPTLQTGVFGGIIVGILAAAMYNKFFEIELPSYLGFFAGKRFVPIITAATAIILGLLMIVIWPPIQNALNAFSQNMVHANLTLSAFIFGVIERSLIPFGLHHIFYSPFWYEFGQYVTAAGEVVRGDQRIFMAQITDNVQNLTAGTFMTGKFPFMMFGLPAAALAIYQEARPEKKKLVGGLMVSAALTSFLTGITEPLEFSFLFVAPVLFGIHAIFAGLSFMTMHLLNVKVGMTFSGGLIDYILFGLINPQTNAWLIIPVGLVFAVIYYFGFRFAIRKFNLKTPGREVESDEGESTKSKGSDLPYNILEAMGGKENIAHLDACITRLRVSVNDIKNVDKEELKRLGAAGVLEVGNNIQAIFGPRSETIKGQMKDIISGKRPAAVMKAPEKGVEQQIEEVTPDVLRNEMIDETFISPMKGEIKSITEVPDAVFSGKMMGDGFAILPTDGTIVSPVKGKIVNLFPTKHAIGIVSDAGREILIHVGIDTVNLKGKGFEALIAENDQVEAGQPLLKVDLEYIKGQVPSIITPVVFTNLAQDEQVVIKKQGNVDLKEENIISVSK, encoded by the coding sequence ATGTTTAAAAAAGCTTTTGGTGTTTTACAAAAAGTTGGTAAAGCCTTAATGCTCCCAGTTGCCTTGTTGCCAGCTGCAGGTATTTTACTTGCGTTGGGTGCTGCGCTTCTAAATCCAACCTTATTAGAAATTGCACCCTTTCTAGATAACAGTACCGTACACCTTATTGCTGCTGTTATGCAGGATGCGGGTAACATCGTTTTTGGTAACCTGCCGTTGCTATTTGCTGTCGGTGTAGCGATAGGATTAGCGGGCGGAGAAGGAACTGCAGGTCTTGCTGCTATCATTGGTTACTTAATTATGAATGTAACAATGGGAACGGTTTTAGGGATTACAGCGGAAGATGTAAATGGTTTAAATTATGCTAGTATTCTTGGTATTCCTACGCTACAAACCGGTGTGTTTGGCGGTATTATTGTTGGTATTTTGGCTGCAGCTATGTATAACAAGTTCTTTGAGATTGAGCTGCCATCTTATTTAGGATTCTTTGCTGGAAAACGTTTTGTTCCAATTATTACGGCTGCTACTGCGATTATCCTAGGTCTTCTTATGATAGTAATCTGGCCGCCGATTCAGAATGCGCTTAACGCATTCTCACAAAACATGGTACATGCAAACTTAACCTTATCTGCATTCATTTTCGGTGTTATTGAACGTTCATTAATTCCATTTGGATTACATCATATTTTCTACTCTCCATTCTGGTACGAGTTCGGTCAATATGTAACAGCGGCAGGAGAAGTTGTTCGTGGTGACCAGCGTATCTTTATGGCGCAAATTACAGATAATGTACAAAACTTAACAGCTGGTACATTTATGACTGGTAAATTCCCGTTCATGATGTTCGGTTTACCTGCCGCAGCATTAGCTATTTATCAAGAAGCGCGACCAGAGAAAAAGAAATTGGTTGGCGGACTTATGGTTTCAGCTGCATTAACATCGTTTTTAACAGGTATTACAGAGCCGCTTGAGTTTTCTTTCTTGTTTGTTGCACCTGTATTATTTGGGATCCATGCGATCTTCGCAGGGTTATCTTTCATGACGATGCATTTGTTAAATGTTAAAGTCGGTATGACATTCTCAGGTGGTTTAATTGACTATATCTTATTTGGATTAATCAATCCGCAAACGAATGCCTGGCTTATCATCCCAGTTGGATTAGTTTTTGCGGTTATCTATTACTTTGGTTTCCGATTTGCCATCCGTAAGTTCAATTTAAAAACACCAGGTCGTGAAGTTGAGTCAGATGAAGGGGAAAGCACTAAATCTAAAGGCAGTGATTTACCTTACAATATTCTTGAAGCAATGGGCGGTAAAGAGAATATTGCTCACTTAGATGCATGTATTACACGCCTTCGTGTTTCTGTAAATGATATAAAAAATGTAGATAAAGAAGAATTGAAAAGATTAGGTGCTGCTGGAGTCTTGGAAGTTGGTAATAATATTCAGGCTATCTTTGGTCCGCGTTCTGAAACAATTAAAGGACAAATGAAGGACATTATAAGCGGAAAAAGACCTGCGGCAGTCATGAAAGCCCCTGAAAAAGGTGTAGAACAACAAATTGAAGAAGTAACACCAGATGTATTACGAAATGAAATGATCGATGAAACTTTTATTTCGCCAATGAAAGGTGAAATTAAGTCAATTACAGAAGTGCCTGATGCTGTATTTTCTGGAAAAATGATGGGAGATGGCTTTGCGATTCTTCCAACAGACGGTACAATCGTTTCACCTGTAAAAGGAAAAATAGTGAATCTATTCCCAACAAAGCATGCAATCGGAATAGTGTCCGATGCAGGACGTGAAATTTTAATTCATGTTGGTATTGATACTGTAAACTTAAAAGGTAAAGGGTTTGAAGCGTTAATCGCTGAAAATGACCAGGTGGAAGCTGGACAGCCTTTACTAAAGGTTGATTTAGAGTATATCAAAGGACAGGTTCCTTCTATTATTACTCCAGTCGTATTTACAAACCTTGCGCAGGATGAACAGGTGGTTATTAAAAAACAGGGTAATGTAGATCTTAAAGAAGAAAATATTATTTCTGTTTCAAAATAA